The Methanococcoides methylutens MM1 genome has a window encoding:
- the sppA gene encoding signal peptide peptidase SppA — MTDSEEPVNRKDDTEELREEVLVESTEEVPDLGAFEMTPEPEYTEILDNVHEDGDMTENVVVPSDESPEEDIEAYNPPVEVSEAPAGAPDLKVSERVQGTGESTPSPAVAKEPPVTPPAPKKSHKLQYAALFVALMLIIGGSFAVIYLSFGGEIYTPDDRVAVIYVQGTMLTGNLPSGFGYATSEDVCNSLREAAADESVKAIVLRVNSGGGSPAAAEEIITEIENVQAQGIPVVVSMGDVAASAAYHISAPADLILANPSSITGSIGVIGVYTNRSEYYDKEGIEFYISKSGEFKDMGGDWRGLSSEEKEYADTVVLKVYDLFITSVAEHRNMTKSEVKDIADGRIYIATEAKEIGLIDDFGNLYDAIDAAAELGGIEGEPAVYYINRPSLSSILFGTEETFSKDTVKQLASYYEESPVGMIVE; from the coding sequence ATGACCGATAGTGAAGAACCCGTTAACAGAAAAGATGATACAGAGGAACTTCGGGAAGAGGTTCTGGTAGAATCCACCGAGGAGGTGCCGGATCTGGGGGCATTTGAGATGACCCCTGAACCCGAGTATACGGAGATACTGGACAACGTTCATGAGGATGGTGACATGACTGAAAACGTCGTTGTGCCTTCGGATGAGTCTCCTGAAGAAGATATCGAAGCATATAATCCTCCTGTGGAGGTCAGTGAAGCGCCAGCCGGGGCACCAGATCTAAAGGTCTCCGAAAGGGTTCAAGGTACGGGGGAAAGTACACCATCTCCTGCAGTAGCAAAAGAGCCTCCTGTTACTCCACCAGCTCCAAAAAAGAGCCACAAGTTGCAGTATGCTGCATTGTTCGTTGCTCTGATGCTGATAATCGGTGGAAGTTTTGCGGTCATTTACCTGTCCTTTGGTGGCGAGATCTACACTCCAGATGACCGGGTTGCAGTGATCTATGTCCAGGGAACCATGCTTACAGGCAATCTCCCTTCAGGTTTTGGATATGCAACATCTGAAGATGTGTGTAACAGTCTGCGTGAAGCGGCAGCCGATGAAAGTGTCAAGGCCATTGTCCTCAGGGTGAACAGCGGAGGCGGATCTCCGGCAGCTGCCGAGGAGATCATAACTGAGATCGAGAATGTGCAGGCTCAGGGTATCCCTGTTGTAGTTTCCATGGGTGATGTGGCTGCAAGTGCCGCATATCATATTTCCGCACCTGCCGACCTGATCCTGGCAAACCCTTCTTCCATCACCGGAAGCATAGGTGTGATCGGGGTCTACACGAACCGTTCTGAGTATTATGATAAGGAAGGCATTGAGTTCTACATCTCGAAGTCCGGCGAGTTCAAGGATATGGGAGGCGACTGGAGAGGTCTGTCATCCGAGGAGAAAGAGTATGCCGATACGGTGGTTCTCAAGGTGTATGATCTGTTTATCACCAGTGTTGCAGAGCACCGTAATATGACGAAGAGCGAGGTGAAGGATATTGCCGATGGCCGTATCTATATTGCTACGGAAGCAAAAGAGATCGGCTTGATCGATGACTTTGGCAATCTCTATGATGCCATCGATGCAGCTGCTGAACTTGGTGGCATCGAAGGTGAACCTGCAGTATATTATATCAACAGGCCATCCCTCTCGAGCATACTTTTCGGCACAGAGGAAACATTCTCAAAAGACACTGTAAAGCAACTGGCAAGTTATTATGAGGAAAGTCCGGTTGGAATGATCGTCGAGTGA
- a CDS encoding ribose 1,5-bisphosphate isomerase — protein MQQLLDTAEKIRTMEIRGAGRIAEAASAALRDYVLDLKVTNIKDFNKKVDEAANILIQTRPTAVSLPNAVQITKRHTSEDVAGAREDILHNADVFLKQAGEALERMGKIGAKRIHDGDVIMTHCNSHAALSVISTAFKQGKDISVIATESRPRRQGFITIRELNDYGIPTTLIVDSAVRYCMKEVDTVIVGADAITVNGALVNKVGTSQLAHAAHEARKNVLSVAETFKFSPNTILGDMIDIEERAADEVIDQEILAELPNVKVKNPAFDITPAEYIDMIITEVGAFPPQMAYTIIKEHLGWELSHMG, from the coding sequence ATGCAGCAATTACTTGACACAGCAGAGAAGATCAGGACGATGGAGATACGTGGAGCAGGAAGAATAGCTGAAGCCGCTTCTGCTGCACTTCGCGATTATGTGCTGGACCTGAAGGTCACCAACATAAAGGATTTCAACAAGAAGGTCGACGAGGCTGCCAATATCCTCATCCAGACAAGACCTACAGCCGTATCACTCCCAAATGCAGTTCAGATCACTAAACGCCACACTTCAGAAGATGTTGCAGGAGCAAGGGAAGATATCCTGCACAATGCAGACGTGTTCCTGAAGCAGGCAGGAGAAGCTCTTGAAAGGATGGGCAAGATCGGTGCCAAAAGGATACATGACGGCGACGTCATAATGACCCACTGCAACTCCCACGCAGCACTTTCTGTTATATCCACAGCCTTCAAACAGGGCAAGGACATCTCGGTCATTGCGACTGAATCACGCCCAAGGAGACAGGGATTCATTACTATAAGGGAGCTGAACGACTACGGAATCCCTACCACATTGATCGTGGATTCTGCGGTCAGGTACTGCATGAAGGAGGTCGACACCGTAATAGTCGGTGCGGATGCCATTACGGTAAATGGTGCCCTTGTGAACAAGGTAGGAACCTCACAGCTGGCACATGCTGCGCATGAAGCAAGGAAGAATGTGTTAAGTGTTGCTGAGACCTTCAAGTTCAGTCCAAATACCATCCTTGGTGACATGATAGACATCGAGGAAAGGGCTGCAGATGAGGTCATCGATCAGGAGATCCTTGCAGAGCTTCCAAATGTTAAGGTAAAGAACCCTGCATTCGACATAACGCCTGCTGAATACATCGATATGATCATTACAGAAGTAGGAGCATTCCCACCACAAATGGCATACACCATCATCAAGGAACATCTCGGATGGGAGCTCTCACACATGGGATAA
- a CDS encoding NAD-dependent succinate-semialdehyde dehydrogenase gives MNAMISVNPATGKVNGEFGMHSPEEVDAILKKAGEAFLEWSSLAAAERAVYLEEVAAVLRKEKQELAETITREMGKPIKQALPEVEKCATMFDYFAENIESLMEPEVVDDDPSALISFEPMGAILAIKPWNFPIWQVLSAASHVLAGGNTMLLKHSSYVPMCALKIQEVFEKAGVPEGVFQTLLVDGATASSLIARPQVAAVSFTGSLPSGQKVAEAAGRNMKKCVLELGGSDPFIVLDDADLEEAAKVAVAGRFINTGQTCISSKRFIVAESVMDEFTSLFVEKTRALKRGDPMDPETDLGPLVSEDQVLLLEEQVNEAVSMGAKVELEGGIVGGEGYYFSPVVLSNVTTEMEVMKEETFGPIAPIISVKDEVEALKIANATEFGLGASVWSSDEVRASSIACQIQAGVVGVNGFFRPQANMPFGGVKKSGIGRELSKFGFYEFMNIKSTRVY, from the coding sequence ATGAATGCGATGATATCGGTCAATCCCGCTACAGGGAAGGTCAATGGTGAGTTTGGGATGCACTCTCCTGAGGAGGTCGATGCTATCCTCAAAAAAGCAGGTGAAGCATTCCTTGAATGGAGCTCACTTGCTGCTGCGGAGCGGGCTGTCTATCTTGAGGAAGTGGCTGCTGTGCTTCGAAAGGAAAAGCAGGAACTTGCAGAGACCATTACAAGGGAAATGGGCAAACCCATAAAACAGGCCCTTCCTGAGGTTGAGAAATGTGCGACCATGTTCGACTATTTTGCAGAGAACATTGAATCCCTTATGGAGCCGGAGGTAGTGGATGATGATCCCTCTGCCCTGATATCATTTGAGCCCATGGGTGCCATTCTTGCCATCAAGCCCTGGAACTTCCCGATCTGGCAGGTCCTGAGTGCTGCTTCCCATGTACTCGCAGGCGGGAATACGATGTTGCTGAAGCATTCCAGTTATGTTCCCATGTGTGCCCTCAAGATCCAGGAGGTCTTTGAGAAAGCAGGAGTTCCGGAAGGTGTGTTCCAGACTCTTCTCGTGGACGGTGCAACGGCATCCTCACTTATCGCAAGGCCGCAGGTTGCAGCGGTCTCATTCACCGGCAGCCTGCCCTCGGGCCAGAAGGTGGCTGAAGCGGCTGGCAGGAACATGAAGAAATGTGTCCTTGAGCTCGGTGGCAGTGACCCTTTCATCGTACTGGATGATGCAGATCTCGAAGAGGCGGCAAAGGTCGCGGTTGCAGGCCGGTTTATCAACACGGGACAGACCTGTATCTCTTCCAAGCGCTTCATTGTGGCCGAATCAGTTATGGATGAGTTCACTTCTCTCTTTGTGGAGAAGACCCGTGCGCTTAAGCGGGGCGATCCTATGGATCCTGAAACAGACCTTGGGCCACTGGTAAGCGAGGATCAGGTCTTACTGCTTGAAGAACAGGTGAATGAAGCAGTTTCAATGGGTGCAAAAGTGGAACTTGAGGGTGGCATTGTGGGCGGTGAAGGTTACTATTTCTCACCGGTGGTATTGTCAAATGTGACCACGGAAATGGAGGTCATGAAGGAAGAAACATTCGGCCCTATAGCTCCTATTATTTCAGTTAAGGATGAAGTCGAGGCTTTGAAGATCGCGAATGCAACTGAGTTTGGGCTGGGCGCAAGTGTCTGGAGCTCCGATGAGGTGAGAGCATCCTCCATTGCCTGTCAGATCCAGGCCGGTGTTGTTGGTGTGAACGGTTTTTTCAGGCCCCAGGCGAACATGCCGTTTGGCGGCGTGAAGAAAAGCGGAATCGGGAGAGAACTCTCAAAGTTCGGTTTCTATGAATTTATGAACATCAAGTCTACAAGAGTGTACTGA
- a CDS encoding class I SAM-dependent methyltransferase family protein encodes MKFFKCPEGIPEDLCHLVPKRFDAIGDVAVVSIPSELEGYKIPVAEYISSKRGNIRAVLNKVTKLEGDHRVAGFELLLGDSSITTHVEFGFRYRMDLKDVFFNGRLAFERERVASMVREGEDVLVPFCGVGPFAIPAASKGAKVIALEKNPAACKWLAENIRLNHVEDNIDPILADASFIGNLLNSKFDRVIIPTPYGMDNFLECVLPFVKHGGNLHFYTFKTREDFEGVIDHCSEMGLEVTGYRRCGNVAPGISRWVLDMLKL; translated from the coding sequence ATGAAGTTCTTTAAATGTCCAGAAGGTATTCCCGAAGATCTTTGCCATCTGGTTCCAAAACGTTTTGATGCCATAGGGGATGTTGCAGTTGTATCGATCCCCTCTGAGCTGGAAGGCTATAAGATCCCTGTTGCAGAGTACATCTCCTCAAAAAGAGGTAACATCAGGGCAGTGCTCAACAAGGTGACAAAACTGGAAGGCGATCACAGGGTTGCGGGTTTTGAGCTTCTGCTTGGTGACAGTTCGATAACGACTCATGTGGAATTCGGATTCAGGTACAGGATGGACCTGAAGGATGTCTTTTTCAACGGGAGGCTTGCCTTTGAGAGGGAAAGGGTGGCTTCCATGGTCCGTGAAGGCGAGGATGTACTGGTCCCCTTCTGCGGGGTTGGGCCGTTTGCAATTCCCGCTGCATCAAAGGGTGCAAAGGTAATTGCACTTGAGAAGAACCCCGCAGCATGTAAGTGGCTGGCTGAGAACATCAGGCTGAATCATGTGGAGGACAACATTGATCCAATCCTTGCAGATGCATCATTTATCGGAAACCTCCTGAATTCGAAGTTTGACAGGGTGATCATTCCCACGCCTTACGGGATGGATAATTTCCTTGAGTGTGTGCTTCCTTTTGTGAAACATGGTGGGAATTTGCATTTTTATACGTTCAAGACCCGGGAAGATTTCGAAGGAGTTATCGACCATTGTTCGGAAATGGGGCTTGAAGTTACCGGTTATCGCAGGTGTGGGAATGTTGCTCCCGGTATCAGCAGGTGGGTATTGGACATGTTGAAGTTATGA
- a CDS encoding D-aminoacyl-tRNA deacylase, translated as MQTTIDKESPANIVIICSTVDMAGQNIKGHLLKLRDWGQLDVPSSLVEDVSEVYESGNFRIVEVKEHHIYQDGIDRKLKEAGLPCDFIIFASKHRSADGRRLLTSHFTGNPGSADFGGNPGELAMTAPFALRSILFSMSEKADEIGFDVSMESTHHGPSDLSVPSVYAEIGSSESEWVNTDAGAIVARAILGVRQDVCPVVLGFGGGHYAARQTNLIFGSDVTFGHNFPDYQIQHVDEELFRQAVEKSGADLVYCDRKSMSSKDRKKISDLADASGLELLRESDIMEMKGLNLNDFRIFLDKVREQDPSGRVKFSEGIRKRLNEERSDELGRDDVSVTTVNLDPQLIKLTKSVDLAALKEVLQSSDMVYFELGDATVSNVFFTFWKQDAESFLTFMLNECIKILKERYDTEYIFDENVLCITDDRFNPDLARKMGVLPGPMFGKLAGGEPVTVDGRTIEPGMVRERVKKSFVLNNAIF; from the coding sequence ATGCAAACTACTATCGATAAGGAAAGTCCTGCCAACATAGTCATAATCTGTTCTACTGTTGATATGGCAGGCCAGAACATAAAAGGTCATTTGCTTAAGCTAAGGGATTGGGGTCAATTGGACGTTCCTTCGTCTCTGGTTGAAGATGTGTCTGAGGTCTATGAAAGTGGAAATTTCCGGATCGTAGAGGTCAAAGAACATCATATTTACCAGGATGGGATCGATAGGAAGTTAAAGGAAGCAGGGTTGCCATGTGACTTCATTATCTTTGCTTCCAAGCACAGGAGTGCAGATGGAAGGCGTTTGCTTACATCTCATTTTACCGGAAATCCGGGATCTGCTGATTTCGGTGGAAATCCGGGAGAGCTGGCAATGACCGCTCCATTTGCTTTGCGTTCTATTTTGTTTTCAATGTCTGAAAAGGCAGATGAAATCGGGTTTGACGTATCCATGGAATCAACACATCATGGTCCTTCGGACCTGAGCGTTCCTTCGGTGTATGCGGAGATCGGAAGTTCGGAATCAGAATGGGTGAACACTGATGCAGGTGCTATCGTTGCACGTGCCATTCTTGGGGTAAGGCAGGATGTATGTCCTGTGGTACTTGGTTTTGGTGGCGGGCATTATGCTGCAAGACAGACGAACCTAATTTTCGGTTCGGATGTTACCTTTGGTCACAACTTTCCGGATTACCAGATACAGCATGTGGACGAGGAACTTTTCAGGCAGGCAGTTGAAAAATCCGGTGCTGATCTTGTGTATTGTGACAGGAAGTCCATGTCATCTAAGGACAGGAAGAAGATCAGTGACCTGGCGGATGCATCAGGTCTTGAGCTGTTGAGGGAGAGTGACATCATGGAGATGAAGGGTCTCAACCTGAACGATTTCAGGATCTTCCTGGACAAGGTAAGGGAGCAAGATCCTTCAGGTCGTGTGAAGTTCTCCGAAGGTATCAGGAAAAGGCTCAATGAGGAGCGATCTGATGAATTGGGTCGGGATGATGTGTCCGTCACAACGGTTAATCTGGACCCTCAGCTGATAAAGCTTACAAAATCTGTTGACCTTGCAGCTTTGAAGGAAGTACTCCAGAGTTCGGATATGGTGTACTTTGAATTGGGGGATGCAACTGTTTCAAATGTGTTCTTTACTTTCTGGAAGCAAGATGCGGAGAGTTTCCTTACTTTTATGCTAAACGAATGCATTAAAATACTAAAAGAACGTTATGATACTGAATACATTTTCGATGAAAATGTATTGTGCATTACGGATGATAGGTTCAACCCCGATCTCGCACGTAAGATGGGAGTTCTTCCCGGGCCCATGTTCGGGAAACTGGCTGGAGGCGAGCCAGTTACAGTAGATGGAAGGACCATTGAGCCAGGGATGGTACGTGAGAGGGTCAAAAAAAGTTTTGTGCTGAATAACGCAATCTTTTGA
- the ftsZ gene encoding cell division protein FtsZ gives MKSIVEEALARSAEEGDIRSVAPQQNDINAELEAMLRDLQTNIKVIGCGGGGSNSAQRMAQEGIKGAELVAINTDAQHLLNVSTESKILIGKKKTRGLGAGSLPQIGEDAALESIDEVRGIVDGTDMVFITAGLGGGTGTGSAPVVAEAARDTGALTIAVVTLPFAVEGQVRRTNAEAGLERLRDVADTVIVVPNDKLLEVVPRLPLQAAFKVSDEVLMRAVKGITELITKPGLVNLDFADVRTVMQNGGVAMIGLGEADGENKAVESVQKALRSPLLDVDISGATSALVNVVGGPDMTIAEAESVVQEVYSRIDPNARLIWGAQVDPELEHSVRTMLVVTGVKSPQIYGSGSSQNVTRKYGIDFVK, from the coding sequence ATGAAATCCATAGTAGAAGAGGCATTGGCACGATCTGCAGAAGAGGGGGATATACGTTCCGTTGCCCCACAACAGAATGACATCAATGCGGAACTCGAAGCAATGTTACGAGATCTGCAGACAAACATCAAGGTCATTGGTTGCGGTGGCGGTGGCTCGAACAGTGCTCAGCGCATGGCTCAGGAAGGTATAAAGGGCGCAGAGCTTGTTGCAATTAACACGGATGCACAACATCTTTTGAACGTCTCTACGGAGAGCAAGATCCTTATCGGTAAGAAAAAGACAAGAGGTCTTGGTGCAGGCAGTCTGCCACAGATCGGCGAAGATGCTGCACTTGAAAGCATTGACGAGGTGCGTGGGATTGTAGATGGCACTGACATGGTGTTCATTACAGCAGGTCTCGGTGGAGGTACCGGTACAGGTTCCGCTCCGGTTGTTGCAGAGGCTGCACGTGATACAGGTGCATTGACGATTGCTGTGGTCACTCTTCCATTCGCTGTTGAAGGTCAGGTAAGGCGCACTAACGCCGAAGCAGGACTTGAAAGGCTCAGGGACGTTGCAGATACTGTTATCGTAGTTCCTAATGACAAACTCCTCGAGGTTGTTCCAAGGCTGCCATTACAGGCTGCTTTCAAGGTCTCCGATGAAGTTCTTATGAGAGCTGTGAAAGGTATTACCGAGCTTATCACAAAGCCTGGTCTTGTGAACCTTGACTTTGCTGATGTAAGGACCGTCATGCAGAACGGTGGCGTGGCAATGATAGGTCTTGGTGAGGCAGACGGTGAGAACAAGGCTGTGGAATCTGTCCAGAAGGCTTTGAGAAGCCCGCTTCTTGATGTGGATATCTCCGGTGCTACTTCTGCTCTTGTGAACGTTGTTGGTGGTCCTGATATGACCATTGCAGAAGCAGAGAGCGTTGTACAGGAAGTCTACAGCAGGATCGACCCTAATGCAAGATTGATCTGGGGTGCCCAGGTTGATCCGGAGCTTGAACACTCCGTACGCACAATGCTTGTTGTGACCGGTGTAAAATCTCCGCAGATCTATGGAAGCGGAAGTTCCCAGAACGTTACCCGAAAATACGGTATCGATTTTGTAAAATGA
- a CDS encoding protein translocase SEC61 complex subunit gamma translates to MFEAPKINRNVGQVLKSYLRVLKLSKKPSGEEFSMISKVAGAGILLIGFVGFIIYVLLTEVPKWV, encoded by the coding sequence ATGTTTGAAGCGCCTAAGATAAACCGCAATGTCGGTCAAGTCCTTAAGTCATACCTGAGGGTATTGAAATTGTCCAAAAAGCCTTCAGGGGAAGAATTTTCCATGATCTCCAAGGTCGCTGGCGCTGGTATCCTGTTGATAGGCTTTGTTGGCTTTATCATCTATGTACTGCTGACAGAAGTACCAAAGTGGGTGTAA
- a CDS encoding transcription elongation factor Spt5, which translates to MGEDAAIFVVKTTANQERSVAGMLAQVARKDNLDIRAIIAPDELKGYVLLESSDSGAVEQAIQTVPHARAVVKGQSSIAEIEHFLTPKPTVTGIVEGAIIEVTSGPFKGEKARVKRVDEGHEEITVELFDAVVPIPITIRGDTVRILSKEEE; encoded by the coding sequence ATGGGTGAAGATGCCGCTATATTCGTTGTTAAGACAACTGCTAATCAAGAGCGCTCAGTTGCCGGAATGCTGGCACAGGTTGCCAGGAAGGACAATCTTGATATCAGGGCAATAATCGCTCCTGATGAACTTAAAGGATATGTACTTCTGGAATCATCTGATTCCGGTGCCGTGGAACAGGCTATTCAGACGGTCCCTCATGCAAGGGCTGTTGTTAAGGGCCAGTCCAGTATAGCGGAGATCGAACATTTCCTTACACCAAAACCAACCGTTACCGGTATTGTCGAAGGTGCAATTATCGAAGTAACCTCCGGTCCTTTCAAGGGCGAGAAGGCACGTGTCAAGCGTGTTGACGAAGGCCACGAGGAGATCACGGTCGAGTTGTTCGATGCTGTCGTACCAATACCTATAACTATACGTGGTGATACTGTACGGATACTTAGTAAGGAAGAGGAATGA
- a CDS encoding 50S ribosomal protein L11 yields the protein MASVVEALVPGGKANPGPPLGPALGPLGVNIKDVIDQINEKTKDYNGMQVPVKVIVDDDKNIEIEVGTPPTSALILKELNIEKGSGESGTVNVGDLKIAQAAKIARMKKDDILSYSLKAAVKEVMGTCVPMGVTVEGLDPRECQKAVDEGQFDEALAAEAW from the coding sequence ATGGCAAGTGTTGTAGAAGCCTTGGTTCCTGGAGGTAAAGCAAACCCAGGACCTCCACTTGGTCCGGCATTGGGACCTCTTGGTGTAAACATCAAAGATGTTATCGACCAGATCAACGAAAAAACTAAAGATTACAATGGAATGCAGGTTCCTGTTAAGGTAATTGTCGACGATGACAAGAACATCGAGATCGAAGTGGGAACTCCACCAACATCCGCATTGATCCTTAAGGAACTTAACATTGAGAAGGGCTCCGGTGAATCCGGTACCGTCAATGTTGGCGATCTTAAGATTGCACAGGCTGCAAAGATCGCTCGTATGAAGAAGGACGATATCCTTTCCTATTCCCTCAAGGCTGCAGTGAAAGAGGTCATGGGTACTTGCGTACCAATGGGCGTAACTGTAGAAGGTCTTGATCCAAGGGAATGCCAGAAAGCTGTTGATGAGGGTCAGTTCGACGAAGCTCTTGCAGCAGAAGCATGGTAA
- a CDS encoding 50S ribosomal protein L1, protein MVEETTLNMVKELIEGSPERKFSESIDLAINLKNLDMSQPKNRVDEEIILPNGLGKSLKIAVFAKGEVGLNAKEAGSDYVLTEEDIKELGEDKSRARSLANECDFFISEVQYMPLIGKTLGAILGPRGKMPVPLTPDKNVTDLINSTKNSIRIRSKDRLTFHVSVGRRDMDVEKLAENIETVLYRIEQSLEKGKHNLKSVYVTTTMGKSVRLV, encoded by the coding sequence ATGGTAGAAGAGACTACATTAAATATGGTAAAAGAGTTGATCGAAGGATCACCGGAGCGTAAGTTCTCCGAAAGTATCGATCTGGCAATCAACTTAAAGAACCTCGATATGAGTCAACCCAAGAATCGTGTGGATGAAGAGATCATTCTTCCCAACGGCCTTGGTAAATCCCTGAAGATCGCTGTTTTTGCAAAGGGTGAAGTTGGACTCAACGCTAAAGAAGCTGGTTCAGACTATGTTCTGACCGAAGAGGACATCAAGGAACTTGGCGAAGACAAGTCCAGAGCAAGAAGTCTTGCAAACGAGTGCGATTTCTTCATTTCAGAAGTGCAGTACATGCCTCTGATCGGTAAGACCCTCGGTGCAATTCTCGGTCCTCGTGGAAAGATGCCTGTACCTTTAACACCTGATAAGAACGTTACAGATCTTATCAACAGTACGAAGAACTCAATTCGTATAAGGTCAAAAGACAGACTTACCTTCCACGTATCAGTCGGTCGCAGGGACATGGATGTCGAGAAACTGGCAGAGAACATCGAGACAGTTCTGTACAGGATCGAACAATCACTCGAAAAAGGTAAACATAACCTTAAATCGGTCTATGTTACAACCACGATGGGTAAATCTGTGAGGTTGGTATAA
- a CDS encoding 50S ribosomal protein L10 codes for MMAEVHHSEHIPKWKKDEIEDIKNLIESYPLVGVVGIGGIPAKQLQSMRRSLKDVAVLKVSRNTLIKRALDESSDDIKKMDDFIEVQTALIFTEQNPFKLFKLLEKSKSPSPIKGGMITPNDIIVEAGPTSFPPGPILGDLQAAGIPAAIDGGKVVVRETSAVAKAGEVVSQKLAAMLTRLEIYPLEVGLDLRAVMEEGSIFTPDVLAIDEEQVFADFVQASQQAFNLSVNAVYPTSENISTLLAKAAAESKNLGINAVVFEPDVMGSLLGKAQCEMMSVASAASGKDEGAVDDELKEALGAAASAAPVESAAEEVVEEKEEEKEEEEEGGMAAGLGALFG; via the coding sequence ATAATGGCAGAAGTTCACCACAGTGAGCATATTCCTAAATGGAAGAAAGACGAGATTGAGGACATAAAGAACCTCATCGAATCCTATCCATTAGTAGGTGTCGTGGGTATTGGTGGCATTCCTGCAAAGCAGCTTCAGTCAATGAGAAGGAGCCTTAAGGATGTTGCTGTCCTGAAGGTGTCCAGGAACACTCTCATTAAGAGAGCACTTGATGAGTCATCCGATGATATCAAGAAGATGGATGATTTTATCGAGGTTCAGACTGCACTGATATTCACAGAACAGAACCCTTTCAAACTCTTCAAGTTGCTTGAGAAGAGCAAGAGTCCTTCCCCTATCAAAGGCGGAATGATAACTCCAAATGATATTATTGTGGAAGCAGGCCCAACAAGCTTCCCACCAGGACCTATACTCGGTGACCTGCAGGCTGCAGGCATTCCTGCTGCTATCGATGGCGGCAAGGTTGTGGTCAGGGAGACATCAGCGGTCGCAAAGGCCGGAGAGGTCGTATCCCAGAAGCTCGCAGCCATGCTTACAAGGCTGGAGATCTATCCACTTGAAGTTGGTCTTGATCTAAGAGCAGTTATGGAAGAGGGTTCTATCTTCACTCCTGATGTCCTTGCAATTGACGAGGAACAGGTCTTCGCAGACTTCGTACAGGCTAGCCAGCAGGCATTCAACCTGTCTGTCAACGCAGTCTACCCAACATCCGAGAACATCAGCACATTGCTTGCAAAGGCAGCTGCAGAATCCAAGAACCTTGGTATCAATGCTGTAGTATTCGAGCCAGATGTCATGGGCTCATTGCTTGGCAAGGCACAGTGCGAGATGATGTCTGTTGCATCAGCAGCATCTGGTAAGGATGAAGGCGCAGTAGACGATGAGCTGAAAGAGGCACTTGGAGCAGCTGCATCAGCAGCACCAGTTGAATCTGCAGCTGAAGAGGTCGTTGAAGAGAAGGAAGAAGAAAAAGAAGAGGAAGAAGAGGGCGGCATGGCTGCTGGTCTTGGAGCACTCTTTGGATAA
- the rpl12p gene encoding 50S ribosomal protein P1 produces the protein MEYIYAALLLHNAEKDITEEAVTAVLTAAGVDVNEARAKALVAALEDVDIADAMATAAVAAPAAAAAPAAAAEEAAEEAPAEEEKAEEEESGMAGLGALFG, from the coding sequence ATGGAATATATATACGCAGCACTTTTACTACACAACGCTGAGAAAGACATTACAGAAGAAGCAGTTACTGCAGTACTTACTGCAGCAGGAGTAGACGTTAACGAAGCACGTGCAAAGGCACTCGTTGCAGCACTCGAGGACGTTGACATCGCAGACGCAATGGCAACCGCAGCAGTCGCAGCACCAGCAGCAGCAGCAGCACCTGCAGCAGCAGCTGAGGAAGCAGCTGAGGAAGCACCTGCAGAAGAAGAGAAAGCTGAAGAAGAAGAGAGCGGCATGGCTGGTCTCGGAGCACTCTTCGGATAA